The segment TTCTTCCAAAATACTAATGGCAGCTGGCAGTTCTATGGACCCTTTCTGGACAATTTATGCTAATCATAACACACCAGAAATATATGAACTGCTTGAATCAATGAGAATTGGAAATATTTCAAAGACAGACAGATTTTCCGATAAAACTGATCAAAATGATCCGTACGCTGGAGAGCCACAGAGACATAAAGCTCTAAAAATTAATGGAAGTAAACCTTTTTGTGCTGAACCACCCTCTTCTTTATTAGTTGAAAGTTTTATTACACCAACGTAAACACCAATTTGATTAAAACATACTTTAGTATAATCTACTCTaccaaatttttgaaaattgtatttttctttaGAGAATTGTTCTATGTAAGGAATCATCTTCCCGTTCCTGATGTAGATCTAAAAACGTATACCTTGGAATTGGCTGTAGAGGAAACAACTAAAAAACGTCTTAGCTTTGAGGACATACAAAAGTATCCAAAATATACAATAACTAATGCTGTAATGTGTGCTGGTAATAGGCGATCTGAAATGGCACAGGTAATTTTAGAGAACACTTTCGATAGAGTTATTACTACCTCAACTGATACAAAatgatgaataaaaaattttatgtgAGCCATATTAATGGTATCTACTGGAGCTTACTCATTGTCAATTTTGTTGTAGGAGAAACCATTAAAAGGGCTTAGTTGGAATGTAGGAGCAATTGGTAATGCTACATGGACAGGTGCAAGATTGTGCGATGTTCTGAAAGACATGGGAATAAATGAGGATGATTATGTTCACGTTCAGGTATCATTACTAATGCATTCAGAATATCtcaattacgaatattttcgaaatatttgaaattagtTTGAAGGGCATGACGTGGATCCTTCTGGTACACCGTACAGTGCAAGTATACCCATTAGTAGAGCTATGGATCCAAGAGCAGATGTAATTTTAGCCTATGAAATGAATGGTCAACCAATATCAAGAGATCATGGGTTTCCCATTCGAGTAATTGTTCCCGGTGTCGTGGGTGCGAGATGTGTGAAATGGCTtggtaataaaaaatacagTCGTTATGTTTTTAATGACAATTATAAACGACTTCATTCTCTGCATCGTAAATTTTCAGATAAAATAATTCTCTCGAAAGAAGAAAGTCAATCACAATGGCAACAGGGTGATTACAAAGGCTTTTCCCCTAATACTGATTGGGACAATGTAGATTTTTCTATGGCACCCGCTATACAAGAAATGCCTGTAATTTCTGCGATATGCACACCAGAAGCATTGGACACAGTTAAAGTAAATGATGGAAAAATAAACGTTAAAGGTATTGTACATCTTGGAACTTTCGTTATTTCGTGTTAATTCATTTTCATCACTATAATTGTGTACAATTCACAGGATATGCATGGTCAGGAGGTGGTAGAAAAACTATTAGAGTCGATGTTTCAAATGATCAAGGTAACACTTGGCATACAGCTAATTTAGATGAGGAAGACACCAACGCCAAGGAGGGTCGTTATTATAGTTGGACATTATGGAGTGTAGATCTTCCTGTACATTCCTCCTCTCAAGAATCAGAGATATGGGCAAAAGCTGTGGATGCATCCTATAACGTACAACCAGAAAGCTTCAAACATATTTGGAACTTGCGGGGCTTCCTTTGTAACGCGTATCACAAAGTCAAAGTTAAATTGGAACATTAAATCGCTACGTTGAATTTCGTACTATTAAACATGTAcatacaaattttcaattttattgaataCTAACTGAATGTACaggttatttttttattaaatcagGTATCAAATAGATTTTTTGTAATTCCACACgagaaattttaaatatattaattttttatattctctGCATTAAAATAGCTGAGCATTCCTTCTAAACTTAAATCAGATTTTGATGAATCATTTATGTTATGAACCTCGAATGTAGGTGGTGATTTTGTAGCACTTTTACCAATTATTATAATGTATGGATATCCAGTTAAGTTTGATTCCTTAAAACGGTATCCGATAGTTAAATGTGTTCTATCATCGAGTATAGCATCAATAtttaattgatttaaaatttctacTATTTTGTCGACGTATTGAGCTGCAATTTCTTCTTTGCTACCAGCCTGAAAATGTTTAATCAagatttttagtatttttaacATGTATAATTTACGAGATACAGTACCTTTGGTGGTATTATGCACACAGTATAAGGTGCTAAATTCTTTGGCCATCTAAGTTCATTTTCTGTAGATAATGTTTCAGCCATGACAGTAAGTATACGACTGAGGCCAAGTCCAAAACATCCCATTACTGAAGGCACATACTTGTTTTGTATGTGACAGTGTGCTTTTAGAGGCTCTGTGTACTTTGTGTCTAACAAAAATGCATGTCCCACCTTAAACAAAAAAACAAGCTTCAATTAGATTAAACACCCTGTGTAcatttatacatatgtattcaaTTACCTCAGCAGTATTTTGCTCCAGAAATGTACTATTACACTCAGGACAATGTGATTCTTTACATACAGTTTTGTTAATAGCATGCTGACAAGATGAACATATACAAACAGTATCATCACCAACTTCACATTTATAATGATACTCATGGGACATTAGACCTCCAATCGATCCTGTATTACCAATAGCTGCAATTcataataatattaacaaatcatggaaaattttcaatattttttgttACTTCCACCATATTATTTCAAACTTTCTTACcattataagcaaataatggtAACAGTAATTCATCTGATTACCTTTAACATATGAAATCCCTATTTGTTTGAATATACTATCATAAGCTTCGCCTATTAACTTATATGTCGTGTTAGCATTATCTAAAGATGCATCAAATGTATATAAATCTTTCATAACAAATTCTCTACTTCTGAAAAATCCATGACGCGGTTTCATTTCATCTCTCCATTTGTTAGATATTTGATACAATTTCAAAGGTAAGATTTTAGGAGATAAAGTTCCGGTGGATGCAATTAAATCACAGATCGTTTCTTCGTATGTCTATAataaaatagataaataaattgATAATTCCATATAAACTTTATATAACTACATTCAcattaaatttctatttctgcAGCTTATTCTACAGAAATATGCAACTTACTCTATAAATCTGTGTAAATGCTACTATTTATTACTCACTGGACTAAGTATATAGTTCTTTTTGTGTCTATCATGGACTTCAAacaattcttttttattatcaTCAAATCTATTCGTTTGTTTCCATAATTTCGTTGCCGTTAATGCTGGAAGCAGCAACTTCTGAGCTCCTATTTTTTCCATTTCATTGTCAACAAGATCTGTTAATTTATCTAAAACACGTAATCCCAAGGGAAGATATGCATACATGCCGTTGCTAACAGATTTAATAAATCCATATTTAATTAAGCTCTACAAAAAATCAATAGTAATTACGGtatttagaaaaaaagaaaacttaaTAATGGTACATCATGCCGTGATCATTTGTCGACATACATTGTAACTTTTCGAAGTAACTTTCGATTTCTCCGAAGATTTCAATATCGTAGTGGTCATCGGTTGAAATATTTGTGATACTCTCCTTATTTTATGAACCGGCATTTTGTACAGTTTCCAATTGTCAAATATTCTTTCAGTTTATAGTCGCATACAGTTCAATGCATATAGCAGAGAGGATCTTTTACATACAGTATAAACATAATTCACACGTGGTACGAAGTGTTGCAATATCTTCACGTTACGCGTCGCTTCTCAATGTATAATGGTACACATTGAAAGCTCGTCGCCATGTTACCCACATTGTTTGAGTCATAAGTAATGTCCAGTGTGGGTGGTGTAGTTTCTGTTTGTTTTTGACTCAGTTGTTTTGTTAAGTAGTCTTGTTAACATTGTAGCGTGAAAATCGTACCTGAAGAGTGTTCTATTCAAATCATTCGAAATGGAAAACTTAAGGGAGCATATTCGACATGTTATGTTATGGGAGTTTAAATTAGGCAATAGTTCTGTACAGACAGCAATTAAAATTTGCAATGTGTACGGCGTTGACACGGTAACAGACCGAACAGTACGAAGATGGTTCAAAAAGTTCCGGTCGGGAGATACGTCCTTGAAGGAGGAGCCCCGATTGGGCCGACCGTCTGATTTTGATAAAGGTGTTTTGAACGAATTGCTAGAACAAAATCCACGCCAAACTACCAAAGAATTAGCGGAAAAACTAAAAGTATCGCAATCCACTGTTATACGTCAACTTCACGCGTTAGGGAAAGTAAGCAAATTAGGTGTGTGGGTTCACAGACAGCTGAGCGATCAAAACAAAGGGGAAAGAATGTCTATTGCAGCAAGCTTGATCTCTCGCCACAAAATTGAGCCGTTTTTAGAGAAACTTGTAATTGGAGCAGAGAAGTGGATCAGATATGAAGCTATTGTTCGCAAAAGACAATCGAATGATGGAAATGAGAAAGAGACAAACGTGGAAGCAAAGATTAAGTTTCACAAAAGAAAAACTTTGTTGTGTGTATGGTGGGATTGCTTGGGTGTAATTCATTTTGAACTTCTAAACAGGAACTATACAGTGACACCTGAAATTTATGTTAGCCAACTTGATCGTGTACAAGAGAAACTCCAAGAAAAGCGTCCTTCTTTAAACGAACAGAAGAATGTTATCTTATTACACGATAATGATAGACTACACGCAGAGAAGGTGATCGAacaaaaaattttagaattagGCTGGTCTCTTTTACCACATCCGACATGCTCGTCAGACATAATGCCCACAGATTACTATCCTTTTCGATTATTACAAAAGGCACTCGATAGAGACTCTTTCAAAACCGCTGACCAAgtaaatgaatttatttctaactttTTTGATTCAAAGTATCCTGATTTTTATGCTCATGGCATTAAACAACTACCAGACAGGTGGCAACAAGTCATTGATAACAATGGTGAATACATTTTGGATTAAGATAAATCTTCATAATTTTTAGAAGCATTTcaagattaaaaaga is part of the Halictus rubicundus isolate RS-2024b chromosome 10, iyHalRubi1_principal, whole genome shotgun sequence genome and harbors:
- the Shop gene encoding sulfite oxidase; translated protein: MILNSRLLYHLRNKSLTRASKTYVQYYIEPCRQYSLKNEKTNKQGDCPKNNSYFTCVAYTTLGASILTYLCYYYMCHKKIHALNKNDMQCGEFRPDLKTYSLEEVGKHDNKDNRVWVIFKQGVYDITDFIDQHPGGSSKILMAAGSSMDPFWTIYANHNTPEIYELLESMRIGNISKTDRFSDKTDQNDPYAGEPQRHKALKINGSKPFCAEPPSSLLVESFITPTELFYVRNHLPVPDVDLKTYTLELAVEETTKKRLSFEDIQKYPKYTITNAVMCAGNRRSEMAQEKPLKGLSWNVGAIGNATWTGARLCDVLKDMGINEDDYVHVQFEGHDVDPSGTPYSASIPISRAMDPRADVILAYEMNGQPISRDHGFPIRVIVPGVVGARCVKWLDKIILSKEESQSQWQQGDYKGFSPNTDWDNVDFSMAPAIQEMPVISAICTPEALDTVKVNDGKINVKGYAWSGGGRKTIRVDVSNDQGNTWHTANLDEEDTNAKEGRYYSWTLWSVDLPVHSSSQESEIWAKAVDASYNVQPESFKHIWNLRGFLCNAYHKVKVKLEH
- the Prors-m gene encoding prolyl-tRNA synthetase 2-like protein, mitochondrial translates to MPVHKIRRVSQIFQPMTTTILKSSEKSKVTSKSYNSLIKYGFIKSVSNGMYAYLPLGLRVLDKLTDLVDNEMEKIGAQKLLLPALTATKLWKQTNRFDDNKKELFEVHDRHKKNYILSPTYEETICDLIASTGTLSPKILPLKLYQISNKWRDEMKPRHGFFRSREFVMKDLYTFDASLDNANTTYKLIGEAYDSIFKQIGISYVKAIGNTGSIGGLMSHEYHYKCEVGDDTVCICSSCQHAINKTVCKESHCPECNSTFLEQNTAEVGHAFLLDTKYTEPLKAHCHIQNKYVPSVMGCFGLGLSRILTVMAETLSTENELRWPKNLAPYTVCIIPPKAGSKEEIAAQYVDKIVEILNQLNIDAILDDRTHLTIGYRFKESNLTGYPYIIIIGKSATKSPPTFEVHNINDSSKSDLSLEGMLSYFNAENIKN